A stretch of DNA from Chionomys nivalis chromosome 14, mChiNiv1.1, whole genome shotgun sequence:
GTTATCTGTCttattgttttgaggcaggatccctCACTTAACCTGGGGCTCACTAATTTGGCTAGACTAgcaggccagtgagctccagagagcTTGCGTCACGTGCCACCTGGGCCAGCTTCCCTGTGGGTGTTGGAGACCTGAGCTCGGGAACTcaagcttgcatagcaagcactgtCCCAGCTGAACCCCCTGCTGCTTTCTGCTTCATGTCTATAGGAAGGAAAAGTATTTAGTTTTGCAAGTCTACATtagaaaattaaaggaaattcTCAATAGAATTTGGTTGAAAGTCACAAAACTTAACCTTTTAAGTATTGAAATagtttatgtaaatataaataaaaatttcacctCCAGAGTCACAACTCACTATGGGCAAaatctatgttttaaaaaaaatagaatttccaGTGTTTTAGAATTAATAATGATACCACTTAATGCTGTAATCATGGCttaatttttgtttactttttcacttatttttcccatttcagttataattacaaatttaccttattttgtattttctatcttATGCATAGtatcataaatttaaatttttcttggaTACTATAGAAACTGTCAGTACTTCGCTTTTGCTGAGGGAGCTACTATCTTAACATCATGTTCTGTCTTAATCCTTTCAGGCATAGACATTCCTGAGATCAATGAAGAACAGAGCAAAGTGTATAATAACGCCTTGATAGACTGGCACCAACCAGAAAAGGACAAAGCCGACAGCTATGTTCTTGAGTACCGGAAGATTAATAGAGATGAAGAAATGATGTCGTGGAATGAGATAGAAGTGCACGGCACAAGTAAAGTTGTCTCCAACCTTGAAAGCAACAGTCATTATGCTTTCCGAGTGCGAGCTTACAGAGGCTCCATCTGCAGCCCCTGCAGCAGAGAGCTGGTTCTGCACACTCCTCCAGCTCCAGGTACCAGGAAAAGCAGAGTGGGAGAGGCCTGAAGTGTAAAATGGTGGTGTCTTCATGTAAACCTATATTGAAACCAGCTTTGTGCTTTTGAAAGACTCTAGACAAGTAGATTTCATCCTTGGCTGAGATTTAGACCTGAATCCTCAACTATCACCTCAGAGGCTGGCTATATTACATTTGACCGATAtcagatagagaaaaaaaaaaaactttttaatgaTTGTAGCTAAAGTGACTTAAAATGACTTGAATGCTACTTTAAACAATTAAAATCGCACAACTGCATGATCTTGGGggaacatgtctgtaatcccagcacttaggaggcagaggcaggcagaggccagcctgatctgcatagtGAGTACTTGGCCAACGAAGGGCAAAATCATAAGACCCtgttttaaagcaaaaaaccccaaacataaAGCGATAGCATGGTTCTGGGACTTTTTTAGAGGTCAGTAAATGACAGTATCAAAAATGCAGGATAGTTATCTTTAAAATTCATTGGTGTGATCTAATCTAAGTCCCCGTGCGATTCTCTGCACATGAGGGTGAGAGGTATATTTTGGAGCATGAGGCAAGCTCTCCCTCCACACAGACAGCTTCCTGGTCCCTGTTaccctgcttctctttccaggttACGCTGGCATTGCTTATTAGAGGCTGAAAAGCTTTACTGGCTAGGAGAGGCATACAGGTTAGGTGTCTACTGCGGAGTCTCCATAGGAGATGGACACTCAGAGCTAAAATTGTGCTCACACTCTGTAGAGGGAAAGTTTTTTGCCCTGCCTATCACTGCCTTGGACGTATTCAGTTGCTTTTTAGACCATGGACTCCACCCCTGTTTTAGTGCCTTATGTATCCATATTTTCTGaattctgtctttcctttctcctcttgtcCAATGTaaagaagcagtgtgtgtgtgtgtgtgtgtgtatactttccAGGTATATTGTGGCCTTTAAACATATtagaatataaaaacatatagttgtctgaaattgtttttctttttattcagttttactaaaataaataagttgaatGTTCAAGTATTCagtagaccttttttttttttttttttttttggtttttcaaggcagggtttctctgtgtagctttgttgcctgtcctggaactctctctctgtagaccaggttggcatccaactcacagagatcccctgcttctgcctcccgagtgctgggattaaaggagtgtgccaccacctgacTTCAGTAGACATTTAATGCTGAATGCTATCTTTAATTTTTTGGTCTCTGAAAGTAGAAGGATGGTTCTGGACAAGGCTGCTATTTTTAGTAGCAGCTGTATagagaggagaagagggcagGTTGAgagttttattttcctctctaagAGAAGTTACTTAAATACTGGGGCTGTTTAGAATTATTGTACAAAGTAGGAGATACTGGAGATGAAAAAGAATCAAGATTAACTATGCCAGCACATTAGCCATATAGAAAGATCTGCCTCTATATAGGGCCTGGCTTTAGCTTGCTGGCAGCCAATTTTTTAATGTCATGTAATATAGATAAGATTTACCATTGTAAGCACATATTTTAGGGATAGAAACTTTATTCATAGCATTGTGCAGCTATCATCATTCACATctccagaaaaaaatttaaatctcacCTGAAAATCTGTCTAAACAGCTTTTCACCCTTCTCAGTACAGACGCTGGTAGtctctattctttctttctgaggttTGACTCTGGGCCCTTGGAAGAGCGGAACTGTGCATtgcttgtcttttattttgtgtgttcagATTGTGTGTGTTTCATGATCTCTTTGCAGGCTTGCTAGCTCTCCTCTGTGCGTCTGTCACATTTCTTTACCCATTGTTTTGTTGATGCAGTTTTTGTCGTGTCTGCATTGGCTAGCAATAAATATTATGCATACAATAGTTGAGTTAGCTCTATTCTGCAAATGAGGAATTTAAAGTGTAGatcactttttttgtgtgtgtgtgaaatgtttGAGCTGGATGCAAACCTCTCTGATCTGGAAACCCACGATTCTCTTCATAAACAGTACCGCCTTACTCATGTCTGCTGTGTTGATTAATAAGGGAGCTTATAAATcctgaaatttataaaatttggAATGCTTATAAATATATGACTCCTCTTAGGAGCTTAAACTGACTTCCgtaggcactgcactcatgtgcacataccccctatagttaaaaataataaaatgaatattttaaaaagatgagtgatTAAGTACATTCTATATAGAGTAATTAACATTGCTGATTCCAATGTATGCACTTAAAAATGTTCATAAGCATTTAAAACACGGGCTTCTGGTTTGGATATTCCTGAAGATGTTCAGGTATAGAGAATATACTGGGACTTACTGCTGCGTTGGGATTTGATGACACAGCTCTCTGGTAGAGAAGGGCATCTTCTCTGCACCCTCAGTAGTTCATTTCCATTTGAAAATCCTTCAAATTCAACCTTAGATGTTAGGAATGCTCATAGTTGTTGCTCAGATTACTTAATTTTAACCTCCATTCAGTTTTCAGCTTCCTGTTTGATGAGAAGTGTGGCTATAATAACGAGCACCTCTTGTTGAACCTGAAGAGAGACCGGGTGGAGAGCAGAGCCGGATTTAATGTTCTCCTGGCTGCGGAACGCATCCAAGTGGGCTACTACACAAGTTTAGATTACATCATTGGAGATGTGGGAATAACGAAGGGGAAACACTTCTGGGCCTGCCGCGTGGAACCGTATTCATACCTGGTCAAAGTGGGAGTTGCCTCTAGTGACAAACTACAGGAGTGGCTTCGGTCTCCCCGGGACACGGCTAGTCCAAGGTAGGTTCTTTCCTTAATGGAGAACTTGATAACGACTTTGAAACTAAATATCAGTGTTGCAAAAGATCACCCTGAACACAGACTGGGACTCATTTATTACATTTGGAACACACATTTCTTAGATTCAGGAGATTAGCTCTGTCCTGTGGCTGCTTTAGAACAGGAGTCAGGGCGTCTTGTATTCATTCACAGaataattaacatttaatttttgcTGCTCTGAAGGAGTTAGTCTGTTTTGATTTCCTCTTGATTATGATTCAGCTTCAGAGTTTACAGTTTGAAAGTTTCCTATAGTTCCTAAAGGTGTGTTAAATCTACCCATCCAGTGAGATGCCTTTAACTCCCTTGTTCACCCTACcagaattttctatgacccttCATGTTTCCCAAAGGGAAAAacaatttcattattcattctgGATGTGGGAATCACAGTCAGAAAGTAGGGTTCTCAAGAGGAGAATGGGCCGTGCTCTTATCTCACATTCTTTTGAGTGCCTAGTTATTTACTTCAGTCTATTAATTCCATGGGTGAGGGCATAGGTCTTTGTATTTTGTGACATGCCATTGTGTACCATAAATATTTAATCTCAAGTTAAGCCCTTCACCCTCCTCTGATTTTTTTCAGTAGAAATGCATTTTTAGGTTTCCATTTGTGTATAAATTTAGGTTTAACTGGATGGTGCTATAGGGAATTTGGTACTGAGTACCTAGTACAGCTCTAAACAGTACTTTGCAGTCTTAGCTTATGTGAGCTAACTGATCACTTTTGTGCATGTTAACTGTAGAACAACATATGTTATTCTTTTGAGAACGTGTTGAGGATCCTGGGAGGCTGTGGCTGGAGATAAGTAAGAGCCTGTGTTTATTGTGTTGTAGATATGAACAAGACAGTGGCCATGACAGTGGGAGTGAAGATGCCTGCTTCGATTCTTCACAACCGTTTACGTTAGTTACTATAGGCATGAAGAAATTTTTTATACCCAAGTCACCTACTTCTTCTAATGAACCCGAAAATAGAGTTCTTCCCATGCCAACAAGTATAGGGATTTTCCTAGACTGTGATAAAGGTAAAGTGAGTTTCTATGATATGGATCACATGAAATGCCTGTATGAGCGCCAGGTAGACTGCTCACATACAATGTATCCAGCATTTGCCTTAATGGGCAGTGGAGGAATTCAGCTTGAAGAACCCATCACAGCAAAGTATCTGGAATATGAAGAAGACGTGTAGCTCGGACACCCCATGTGGCGAGGATGAAAACCGTGGACGAAGCCATGCTTTGGTGTCAGTTTTCGTAACAATTACATGTCATTCACGTCTTCTGTCACCATACCTGTTTGTAGTGTGCGattctttgttttatcttgttttgtttgacaCCCAGGGTCTTGTCAAATTCTGTCCTTCTGTGGTgggctccagagtgctgggattataggtgggcACTGCCATACCCAGCTAGTGTGTGAGCCTTAAAACTCAGAAGGCCTTCACAACCTGCCTCTTCCATGCTGCTCTTCTGCCTTTCACATTTGTTGACACCAGTCCCAGACAGGTAACTCGACAGCTGGTCCTTCTCTTTGGGCATAAGGACTCTAATTTATTTAAGTCAGTTGATGTTGCTATTATctacattctttttgttttggagtGGGTGGGATACAAAGTATTTATTGTGGCTTTTgtgcttgttatttttctttcctttccatttttgtaTCATGTTCATGTCCAAAGAGAAGATATTCTTAAATGCCTATTGATAGAAATCAGTCCCAAGCCATGAGTCTTCAATTTGTTGTTAATAGGTAAATAAAGTTATAGATAGGTAAAATGACAAAGGCCATAAAATGGTAGTATATTTAAGtagaaaattatgtattttaaagtGTGTAACTACTGAGTGTATATTGCCTGgcaaatgctttttctttttcttatagacCACAGGCTGTATTTATTGGTAAGGACATCTCTGAGAGTTGTCTGAACTCTAATGCTCCTTATTTGGCGTATGTAGCAAGCATGGTCTCTTAGAGGAAACAGAAGGTTCTTGAACCCATGCAACTTTTCACtgcaatataatttttttttccagaaaattttATCTTCAAATTTTTTTACTTCAGAAAATACTTGTATTTATagtaaagaattatttttcagaAGTACTAGTGAAGATGGACCA
This window harbors:
- the Trim36 gene encoding E3 ubiquitin-protein ligase TRIM36 isoform X2, which translates into the protein MFPCPGCEHDVDLGERGVSGLFRNFTLETIVERYRQAARAATAIMCDLCKPPPQESTKSCMDCSASYCNECFKIYHPWGTVKAQHEYVGPTTNFRPKILMCPEHETERINMYCELCRRPVCHLCKLGGNHSNHRVTTMSSAYKTLKEKLSKDIDFLIGKEGQVKSQISELNLLMKETECNGERAKEEALAHFEKLFEILEDRKSSVLKAIDASKKLRLDKFHTQVEEYQGLLENNGLVGYAQEVLKETDQSCFVQTAKQLHLRIQKATESLKSFRPAAQASFEDYVVNTTKQTEVLGELSFFSSGIDIPEINEEQSKVYNNALIDWHQPEKDKADSYVLEYRKINRDEEMMSWNEIEVHGTSKVVSNLESNSHYAFRVRAYRGSICSPCSRELVLHTPPAPVFSFLFDEKCGYNNEHLLLNLKRDRVESRAGFNVLLAAERIQVGYYTSLDYIIGDVGITKGKHFWACRVEPYSYLVKVGVASSDKLQEWLRSPRDTASPRYEQDSGHDSGSEDACFDSSQPFTLVTIGMKKFFIPKSPTSSNEPENRVLPMPTSIGIFLDCDKGKVSFYDMDHMKCLYERQVDCSHTMYPAFALMGSGGIQLEEPITAKYLEYEEDV